GACCTGAAGGCGTTCCTCGACTACGCCGAGCGGGGCCCGAAGGCGATCGCCGAAGCGCTGGAGGTCGGGTCGGAGGCACGGTTCGACTCGCCCTTCGAGGAAGAGGTCCATCGCCGCCTGACCGCCCGCGGATGGTCGGTCGATACCCAGGTCGGCTGTGCCGGCTATCGCATCGATCCGGCGTGCGCCACCCCGACCTACCGGGGCGATACGTGCTCGGCGTCGAATGCGATGGCGCCTACTACCACTCGGCGCGCTCGGCGCGCGAGCGCGATCGACTTCGGGCCGAGGTGCTGGGGACGCTCGGCTGGAAGCTCCACCGGATCTGGTCGACCGACTGGTGGCTCGATCCCGATCGGGAGATGACGAAGCTGGAGCAGGCGATCCGCGCCGCGGTGCAGCCGCCGAGCGCGGCGTCCGCCCGGACCGAGCCGGCAGCGTACGCGGTGCCACCGATGGTGCCCGCGCGTGCCGCCGAGCCCGCGCCAACCGTGGCCGTCAACCACACCCCGGCGTCACCGCCGCCAGTGGCCGCCGCCGTGGAGGCCAGCGACAGCCGGCCGTATCGTATCGCCGAAGCTCCGGCCGGGCACCGAGGTGTAGACGACTTCTACGACCCGCGTCGCGAGGGCGACTTGCGCGCGCTGGTCGAGGCGGTGGTGACGGTCGAAGCGCCCGTCTCGCTGGGCCTGCTGGTCAAGCGGATCGCGTCGTTCTACGGCATCCCGCGCACGTCGGCGCGGGTCACCACCCGCGTGCAGGGCGCCATCGATGGACGACGGATCCTGCAGGTCGGGGAGTTCCTGTGGCGTCAGGATCAGGCGCCGGACGCCTACCGGGCGTTCCGGGTCTCGGATGAGGCTTCGCGTCGCGACGCAACCGACATCCCGATCGAGGAGGTCGCAAACGCCGCCGCCGTCGCGCTGCGCCGGAACGTCGCCTTGCCCTTCGACGAGCTGGTCAAGCAGACCGCCCGCGTGCTCGGCTTTGGCCGCACTGGCGGGCGTGTAGCCGAACGGATGGGGGAGGGCATCGAGCTCCTGATCACGCGTGGCGTTGCGCGACGCGATGGCGACAAGATCCGAGACGCGCATCCGTAGCCCTCCGGATCTGGCCCGCAGGCTGCGGTGGCGTGCGAGCGTTCGCGGCGATCGCGTCGGCAACTGTGTTGGGGGTGCGCGCCGCGCCAGCGAACGATATTGCCGCTGGCGGCCAGGGCACATGGCGTCTTTGGATTCGCCGGCCTGCGGTGAACGGCGGGTAGTTGGGACGATCTTGACGCAAGGGCTCGGTTAGTGAGGACGTCCAACCAGTGTACGCGTAGAATGACGCCACGTGACGACAGACTCCGAACGCCCCGAGCTCCTCCTGGTTGCGTCGGACACGAAGTTGGGGGAGATCCGAAGGCGTTGGTTCGGGACGCGCAATAGCCTTGGCGTTGATCGTGTGGATCTGCCCACGGCCAGGCGCGCCTTTCGCTTCGACATCGGCCATCCGGTCGACGGCCAAGTCTACCTCCGGCACCCGTGCCGCCTCGATTACTACCTGGTGCCGGCCCACGCGAATGAGCGGATGGCCCAGGAGAAGCTCGCGGCGTTCACGCAGATCGCTGCAGCTCTGGGTGCCCGGCGGGTGGAGCTCGTGTCTGCGGTGATGACGAAGGGCACCCAGGAAGGCAAGTTGAGCATTCCGGTCCTGGCGAAGACCCTCGGGCTCGGGCTCTCGGCGGATGTGGTCCGCGAGGGCGAGGTGACGCGGCACGTCCACGCGGAGTTCAACGAGCCAACCAAGCCGCCGTCGTTTCCGGCAGAGCTGCGTGCTTGGCTGGAAGGCGATCCGATCCTCAATGGCCTGGTGGCGATTCGCATGAACGAGCGGCCCATCCACTGCAAGGTGGTCCTGAGCATCAGCGATGTCTTCGAGGGTGGTGGGAAGGTCGACCTCGAGTTGGGCAAGATGGGGTTGGGCATCGGCGTGTCGGCCGGTTCCGTCGGACGCAGTACGTGGTCGTTCAACATCGAGTTCTGGCCGGCTGATGAGTCATCACTGACGACGAGTCTGACCCGGCAGCTGCCCGCGCTGCTACCGCAGGTCGACGGGCGCTCCGAGCCGAGCAACGATGACCTCGAGTTCCGGCCGCAGCGACGCGGCGGTGTGTTTCTCGCGGTCCTGGGCACCCTGGTCGTCGGCGTCGCCTGCGTCGTGGTGACGCTCGTTGTGACCCGGTCCGGTCGCGCCCCGGCTACGTCGCCGGCCGAGGCCAGCGCCGGCGTCCCTGCTGCTTCGGCGTCGGCGGATCCGCTGCCGTCCCCTGAGGCGTCGGCAGCTCAAGCCGGGGGACGGCCAGGAACACCCATCGCCTCACCAGGGCGCCGCGCCGCCCCCATCTACGATGCCGCATCGCGCAACGGTCCCAGAGACGCGGGAGCTGATGCCGCGAAGGTCAACGACTCAACACTGACCCCGGATCAGGTACTGAGGAAGATCTTGTCCGCCTACATGGGCGGTCTGAAGCGTTGTCACAAAGATCTGCTCCATACCGATCCGACGGCCGGCGGCAAGGTCAGGCTGGCGTTCACGGTCTCCGAACTCGGGCGCGCCGTCCGCCCGAAGTCGACCGGGTTCTCCGCTCAGCTCGACGCGTGCATCGAGCAGCAGATCGGTGGCTGGCGGTTCGACGTGCCCATGGACACGAACGGGCGGCCGAGCGAGGCATCGTTCGAAATCGCGCTGCAGCTCGTTCCGGAGTGACGGCCACGTGGAAGATGGCTCACGGGTATGGCCCACACTGCGCGCCGAGTCGAGCGCCTTGGAGCACCCATGTCACTGATGGATGTGAAGCGAACCCAAGGAGATGGCCTGCCGGGCCTGGACCCGCCGTCTCGATCGCCGGCTGCGATCTGGGAAGACCTTCGATGGCACGATCGCATCTACAGGATGGAAGGGCTCGATCGGCGGACGCGCCTCGGTTTTCTCGCCCTGCGGGTCCTGCAACGGCTCGCGTACAACGGGGGCTGGTACGAGCGGAGGCGCTCGTGACCGTGCGAGTACCGCTCGCCGATGGTGCCAACGTACTCGAGATCGTCGAGAGAAACGGCCGGCCCTTTTCGTCCGAGCGTCGGCGGCGCGGGATGATCGAGATGACGCGCCCTGTCGCCGCCGCGGAGCGACCGCCGGACCCGGAGCGTCTCATCCTCGAGCCTCGCGAACACGTGCAACCTGGACTGCCCGATGTGCCGCATCGGCGAGTTCGGCGTGGACCAGACCCGCTTCATGGCCCGCCGGCTGTTCGATCGTTGCGTCGCCGAGTTGTTCCCGCGCGTGCGCGAGGTTCGGCTCAATGGCCTCGGTGAAGCTACGCTCGTGCCCTTCTTTGACCACTGCGTCGATCGCGTCAGCGACGCCGGCCTGCGCGGTGAGCTGATCACCAATCTCACGTGCGGGGAGGCGACGATGCGTCGTCTCGTGAGCGCGCGGTTCGTCGTGCTCATATCGTGGGACGCGGCGACGCCGGCTCTGTTCGAGCGGTTGCGACGGCCGGCTACCTGGGCGGAACAGCGGATGCGTCTCGAGACGCTGTCCGCGCTCGCGGCTGGCC
The genomic region above belongs to Myxococcales bacterium and contains:
- a CDS encoding DUF3320 domain-containing protein, encoding MLGVECDGAYYHSARSARERDRLRAEVLGTLGWKLHRIWSTDWWLDPDREMTKLEQAIRAAVQPPSAASARTEPAAYAVPPMVPARAAEPAPTVAVNHTPASPPPVAAAVEASDSRPYRIAEAPAGHRGVDDFYDPRREGDLRALVEAVVTVEAPVSLGLLVKRIASFYGIPRTSARVTTRVQGAIDGRRILQVGEFLWRQDQAPDAYRAFRVSDEASRRDATDIPIEEVANAAAVALRRNVALPFDELVKQTARVLGFGRTGGRVAERMGEGIELLITRGVARRDGDKIRDAHP